The window GAGGCTTTTCTCCATGACAAGTCTATTTATTTTGAATAGAGGAACAGAAGAGATGTGTCTCCAGATACTTAAAAAGTAGGTGGTTACTTTTCAAGGACAATTTGACCAGAATTTCATACTACGGCTTCTATTAAATAAAGGTTTGGAAGGTGGATGACAATCTTGCAGCCTGACAGCATCCTCAGCATCTGCCTGTGAGGGAACACTGAACTGAGTGTAGCATCAATTTGCAAAGGTTtgatgaggaaaagaaagtacTGTTGCCATTGCATGGAAATTACTTGCCTTTTACATTATGGGAAGAAAATGCCCAGGGCTGATGTCAATTTAATCAGGTTCATCATTTCACAGCAAAGGCCATTCTTGTGTTCATATGATCAAGGACCAAATTGCTCCTtgctagaaaaaaaagtaataatattGTGGGTAATGTGCTAGTCAGCACAGCAGGTGTGGAGCTGGTTTTTTGGAAAGGGCTGCTCCTTGCCAAATTCCTGGATGATGATCAGGTTCAGcaacttgaattttttttataagaTTCACTCAGTTCCCACCTAAGCGATGCAGAAGTGGATGTGACTTGAGATCCCACCAGCTATAACAATTTACCTTGAAATTCTTTCCCCACTCTGCACTCCAGAATACGACTCCCTGCACTGACCTAATCTAAAATCTGCTCCCAGCTTTCAGTCCTTCCCACCCCCTGGAGGGCTGCATtcctccttccatccctctTGGATACTGCAGTGTGCAGGGTGCCAGccagcaaatccacaggcaattcttcccagctccatttgctcccctcctgctccaggtgtGGATACTTcatctctcctcttttccatACACCTACACGTGGTGCACATTAATTTGTGCTATAAATGCCTCTGTGGACATACtggggaagcaaaaaaaaacttGTGAAAAGTGTATTTACATGTGCACaagtccctgcagtgccacttGGAAGTCACACCTGTGTCCCCCATGAGCACATTGCAAGAAGGAAAGCTAATAAAATACCAACAAAAATAAGTCTGGGGGAGCATTTTGAAGCCAGagcatctctttttcttttccccaaatgCACTCCAAATTCAGCAATGGGGTTGATGTCATCACAAACATATATTATTTCTGTGATGCGTGTTAGTACATCGtaatgaaaatgtgtttttccaaAGGTACAGTTGCTGATTTTCCCCTTGCTGTCACTGCAATGCTGTTTCCTACTCTTCACTAAGATAAAAGATTTCTCTCCCACctacctcaaaaaaaaaaaatctgagtaaTGGGAATGACAGAACTCGTGTAATTGTTCCTGCTTTGCCTGAATTATGACTGATCCAAATTCCCATTGAAATCCATGAGAGTCTTTGCACTGCAGCAACAGTTTGGTGTTAGAGGAGTTTTTGGAGGGGCAGGCTCAAAGCCAGGCATTGCTCAGTGGCTGCAGTGGAATGAGGACAATTTAACCCTGCTGAGGATGGGGCTTGGTACTATCACTGCTCATGAATGATGACTGGTGCTGCATTTAGGCAATATgcaaaggtttgggtttttttaaagcttataaatattaatatataaatataatatatacatatagcTCACCAAAGGAATTTCAGAGGCTGAGCAAATTCTCATCACCCCCTTGTATTCATCCACTAAGTTGGTCATTGCACTTTTTCATTAATTGGGAATATTCTATTTTGCAAAAACAATTTTTTGCATATGGTGCACAGGCAGGAATACTCAGCCCTTTCTGGGCCTGGCAGTGACAGAGACTGTTGACTTGCAAGCCCTCTTTGGTTGGCAGCTCATACCTAAAGGGGTGGAATTATGTGTGCTCAGGTCACAGGTTATTTTATGTACTGGTTTAGCACCTGTACAGAATTTTTGCAGATGATCAGCTAACAGGATGTAACAGGATGTCTTTTGCTGACTTTTGAACTTTTAGACCAACATaacatctttattttcaaatgaggcatttctgtcccagcacagaaTGCATTGCCCTGCAATTACACAGGAGCTATCCATGAGTGCTGGATAATAAAGGTGAAAATGTGGCAAAATTAAAGAATTTTAAGCAGTATTTCCCCACAGACCATCTGCTTTGTTTGCAGGCTCTGCTATGGTTGTCCACTTTCCCTGGCTGCAGCTTGGTAACAGCACTTCAGCCctaaatttttcaaatttttcaaatttttgtcTTTGGAAAATGTTGGGTGGGCTTTTGACAGTGTGATGGACAGTCCTCATCAAGATGGGTGAGATGAAACTGTATCAGGGTCCAGCCAGCAAAGGTGATGCCTCCATTACACATTACACTTGTCTTAGGCAATGACATGATGGTCATTATTAACTGGTTAATCATGGGAGCATTTGCACCATCTTACTCTCCTTGTCTTCTTCATCCTCCTTTTCAGTGCTCTCCAACACTTTGTCTCCAAATGCCATTCCTGCTGTGGGTTGGAGCCTCCCCAGCCACTTGCCAGCCCTGCAGACCCAGCTCCTGGTATGCTCAGCATGACTTTGCTCTCCAACCTGCAGAACTTTCTCCTCAGTGTTTTCACTGTTTGACAACACTGCTGGCATCTCCAGGAGAGGAGGCCCACGAGATGGAAACAGGAAGGACAAGTTGAGGGTATGATTATTTCTTGTGAAATAGATGCAACTTCCTCTTCTTCCTAACAGGCAGGAATATGGGCATGTTTTTCATCCAAGCACTTACttaaaatgttgtatttttttccttcaaaacttGTATGAAATAAAGCCATTCATGCAGAAAAGCAGATTGTTCCCCTTGTAATGGAATTTAACTGAATTACGACCATTTACATGTAAGAGATTTGTGCTGAAACCCTCAGGGCTGGAAGGACCTGCAGACCAACATGGTCTCCTTGCTCTGCATTAACAGCCTTGGATTTGGCTTATGTGAAAAACTTCATATTGGCAGGGTAAGACAAGCAGAGGAGATAAATCTTGATACCTCCCAGCTCTCAGAAAGATGACTCAGATAGGGGAAACACTAAAATTGAGATTTGGTCCCTTCACTAAGAAAAAGCCAAGAGATGTCCTGCAGAGCTACTCCCTTCTCTAGTCCCATGGGCAAAAGTGGCTCATCCTTTGGCCAGTGTGCTGGACATCAACCAACTGCATGTGGTGGATGCAGAAGGATTTGTAGCCACAGCTTTATGATATCTAGAATTAAATAAGGAAGACAATGAATACTCTGCATGAGGGAGTTCTGCCATGACAAATTTGTTTATAAGTGTGACTATTATTTTCCAGTCTTGGATTAGGGCAGCCTACATCTATTAAATTCCCTTTGGAAATGAAAGGCACGAGCCAGCCACTTGGCTCAGAGTGTGCAgtgtttccttttccaggagcTCAGAGCTCAGTAGGATCTGACCTTGTACAAGAATAATTCCATTTAAAACAGCTCAGTTGCTTTATTACTTTAAaagtctctctttttttccttcccctcaaAACCAGATAGTTAAATAGTTAATGTATATTAAGCATTTTGGTTATGATGAGATCTAATATATAATATACCTTGCTTTATTACACAGTGTGCCAGAGAGGTGATCATAGAAGGGAGCAGACACTTGACTTACCCCAAACAGAGCACCTCATGCTTTTATTTCCCCAGGCACATATTGCAGGATATAATACTCTGTtaaagcagggagggaaggataTTTGATGAGGCCTCTCAGGAGAGTTAGGATGAGAGAAGGATTTCTGTAATAAATTAAATGCTGCCAGCAgtttaaatgtataaataaataaaattgagtGCAGTTACATTGAGGAACTTCTGGAAAAAGCTcagccagctccagctcctgccaagGCTGGGAAATGGCATTTCTGTGTCCAGCAATGTCCTTCCCAAGGACATTCCCATTTGCACCTTCCCCCTGTGGTCTTGTTCCCCCCTGTGGCTCTTGGGGACGAGGGCAGGCAAGTCATGGCCATTATCCACAGTTGGGATTGCTCTTTATTGCCCCACCACCCCTGGAATTAGCCCTGAAAGGCAGACTCCAGCAAGGCCCTTCCTTACCTTCTGCACTCACTGAGTGAGCTTTGCCTTGTGCTGGCCTTGGGCATACCTGGGGAGGACGAGAGCTCGTGGTTTTAGTGAATTGGGGGCCAAAATGTGCAAGGATGGGAAGAAAATGGAGAGTGATGCAGGAATGATTGCATAGGGCAGTGAGCTGGGAGGAGAATTTAAAAGACATGGAAGAAAATGCTCAATATCAGCTGTGTTTGAAGGAGAGTAGTTGAGAAAAGCTGAGTATCAAAATAGTAGGGGAAAAGGGTTTTCTCCTACTTAATTGTGacttaatgggaccccaaaattaCCTGGAACAGATCCGCAGGCACTCCACAGGTTTGCCTGAGGGAGCACAGCAAGTGTGCACTTCTGGCACCATCTGTGGTCCCCACTGACTCTGGGAAGGAGCACGGCCAGGTCTGCTCACACACCACACAGTGATGGGTCCAAGGGCATCTTTCAGTACAACTCCCACCAGCACTGTGGTctggctgctctgcttttgGCTTCTCTCTGTTAAAACAAGGGGCTTGGAGATTGTGGGACGAGAAGGGATTATTCCATGTACAGCATCTGCCTGAGGGAGCCTGGCAAGGGCAGGTTATCCATTCCTTTCTGTGACTCTTGGCTTGGGAATTGGTTCTTGCTTGTGGGGTCAAACACCAGTCCCTGATGGGATGATAAAGAGCCAAATTTTGATATGGGACTGGAGCTGTGTAATGGGTTACCACAGACATCTCTGTTTCATCTGATTTATTATCTCTGTTAATTATCCCAATAAATCAGTGTTTGAATGAAACTTGCCATTGATACTGAATGTGAAGGACTGGAATTACTTTTGGAGAGCTAGCAGGAAACAAATCCAGGTGTATATGTCAGAGAATCAGTCAGACTAATCTTGGCAAAATGCAAGCAAAGTAGGTGGATACAAAAGTGATATTAAATACAGCGAGAAGgtggagctccctgtgtgtTAGCACTTCATAGTCATCACTTTGCCAAGAGCATCTTCACCACCATAACACCCACAGGTGATAACTGTGGGCAAGGACTGAAGAAGACaccctgctgtcccagtgctttCTTACATTCTATGAAATTAgagtaataaaaaatacatataaatcaCAGAGAGcaaaggcagtgctggagttcttgtgctgctggctggggcaAGGGGGTTGTAGGTGCAAGCTGGTGTGCAGAAATCTTGctgattttcagaaaacagtgcAAAATCCTTCTCAGATTGGATGTGTGCAAGATTTCCTTCCCACATTTCCAAACAAATAGTAACCTAAtacctgggagaaaaaaataaatcacctgAGTGCATCCAGCAAGCTACTGGAACAAAAGCATACCCTTCTGGTGACAGCTGAGACAAGCGAAAAGGTGAGGCAGCCTCTGCCCTACCAGCCAGCTTTGCATGTGTGTGGAGCCACTGCTGTCGGCTTTGCTGCCTCGCTCCAGCTCTCACGCTCCACCCtttgaggttgtttttttttcagcttttgcaATCTGACAGAGGCGGGTGAACGCAAGTTCAGGGAAAAGACATTTCCCTgaagagcagctggagagcagtcctagccctgcctgtgccaggtaGAGGACAGCCAGCCTCACCACTTGCTTTAGCCTAGAACCAGCCCCCCAAAATCCGGAGGTGTCCTGGCGCTGGTCTTGAACTGATTTTCCAGGTAAGCCTTTATCTTAACCTCCGGATCTTGGCAGCTGAACGCTCTCCAACCAGGAAGTTAAACCtgtttggaaacaaaacacGGCAGAAATGGTGTAAGGGCAGAGTGGGGAGAGCTCAGCTGCTCAGTGTCATAGATACTCTGCTTTATTTACTCAGTTGTCTGCCTGAAGCTACTCAGGCATTTGTGCCATCTGCCTTGTTTCAGTTAAAACAGCCTTAGCACACCTTCAAGAGATGGACAGGCagacagaaaaaacccacaacaacaTTTTCCCTGTAAGTAAAAGTTACTTTTGCCTGCTGTGGCAAAAGGAAAGGACGggagacagaaagggaaaaacagctCATTGCTGGTGATGCTGCTTTAAAAATCACACAGCAAGAACTAAGCTTATGCCAAGTTCTCAGAAATGAATAGAGTTTAGTTCTGGGGCTTCGGGGAAAATCTTGGGAACAGCCAAAGCTGAACAAAGAGAACCCCCTGAATCTCTTGCTCTTAACCCAATAGTGGATCATTCAGGCCTGTTTGTTGGGTGTTGAGATGTGGGAGTGGCCACGATGCAACAGTTACAATTCTGTAATGCTCCTGTCCTAAAGGGTAGGAGATGTGGGGAGCCAAGCCAAGGCACTCTCTGCTTCTGCCAGGACATTACACCAAATgggaatttttcattttcattgctttGTTTATGTACTGAAAGTATCTTTGCTAAATTCCCCTATAATTTTGGgtgtgccatttttcatcagATTGAGAATATAATCCCGCTGCAACAGTTTATTTTATGGTTTTACTTGGAGTGCTGTATACAGGAACTTGAGAGCATTTTGGGACCTCTCAGGTCAATAATCTGAACAACATTGCTCCATACTTACAGATGCCTGAATTTTAGCAGTGCCTGGGGAGGAATAACAAAAGTACTTGGCTTCATCAAAATCCTATTCCTTCCAGTAAGGGTGGGAGGGCTTGAGCTGCTTTCCACCCCCAGGTTTGTGAAACAGCCTTACTCTGTCATCCTGGGGTGGGGCAATGTCTGCTCCCTTACCCAAGGGCAGCCACCCAGTGCTGAGGTGACCATGAGTAGCAGAAGGAGCAAATGCATCCCAAAAAATCATGTCAGAAAATCTGAGGTCCCCTGCAACTTGTAGTTTTGGCCCAAACCTTTGgattcctcctgctgctggcatgCTGGGGAGCTAAGCTGTGCTAGGGGGAAGCAGCTCACAGCAGATACAGCAAAAAAACCTCCCACAGCCTTTTCTGCCCTGAAAAAGCCTTTTGCACTCCAGGTCACATCTGCTACTGCTgacacagagagcaggagcaggtgagACCAGCTCGTGCCAGGCTGCCTGAATAATGAAAGGAAATACCATGGCAGGACAGACTTGTTTCATATTTGCTTGCAGAGGAGGCTCTGGATTGCTCTGCAAGAGTGGGagggtttgttttctgcttctgcttcGATGAGTCAAACCATGAGCAAAGCAGTTCAGATCTGGAGAGTCTCAGTTCCTATAATTTCTAGCAGGGAAACATCACTGCTACTGCTTTTGTTCCTTCCTACGGAGATTTGTAGCTTTGCTGGGCAGGAACTCTGCTGAAATGTGCTTAGCACAGCTGGAGCCTCTCATCACAGctgtaaaaaaagcaaataaaaataacatttgtgCTCATCAGCAGCATCCCATTGGCTTCTCTCAGCACTAATACTCTGCTGCCTTTGATACACACATTAGTCCAATCCCACTCCTCTTCCATGCACCCCATTAtaagggatggggaagagacTTCCATCACTTCTGACACAAcctattattttttcccatcctTCTCTCAGAAGCAGCATGGACATCAAGGAGTATTTTGCAAGAATTTCTTACCGGGGCTCCCACAATAAGCCAGACCTGAGTACTATGTCAGATATATTCCAGCACCACATCCAAGCTGTCCCTTTTGAAAACCTCAGCATCCACTGTGGGGAAAAGATTGAGTTGGACCTGGAAGAGACTTACAACAAGATAGTGAGGAAGAAACGTGGGGGTTGGTGCATGGAAAACAATTACCTTTTGTCTTGGGTCCTGAAAACTCTTGGCTATGACGTCACCCTTCTGGGAGCACGAGTTTATTTCCCGGAGTTTGAGGCCTATGCAGAGGAAATGGATCATCTGCTGCTGAAAGTGGTGCTTGATGGCAAATCCTACATTGTGGATGGCGGGTTTGGGATGTCCTACCAGCTGTGGCAGCCAATGGAGCTGATTTCAGGGAAAGATCAGCCACAGACTCCTGGGGTCTTTCGCTTCCAGGAGGAGAGCGGGATCTGGTACCTTGAGAAGGTGAAAAGGAAGCAGTTGGTTCCCAACCAAAGTGCCTCCACTTCCCATAACATGGAAGAAGAAGTTTGCCGTCGGATTTACCTCTTTACCCTTCAGCCACGAGACATCGAGGAGTTCAGGGGCTGCAATGCCCACCTGCAGACAGCGCCCGACTCGCTCTTCGTCACCAAGTCCATCTGCAGCCTGCAGACTGCCCATGGCATCCGGGCCCTAGTGGGCTGGAAACTCACTGAGATGACCTACAATTATAGGGATAATATGGATCTTGTGGAAGTCAGAATCCTTGCAGatgaagaaatagaagaaaCACTGAAGGAGAAATTCAATATAACACTAGACAAGAAACTTGTACCCGTCAATTCAAGCAGGTTGTCTATGTTCTAACTCACTGCCTGAATTATAATTCAATGGAGGGGCATTACAGGCaattcctccctctctttcaGACAAGCATCTAAAGGttaagctttttctttccatctacTCCAGTGTAAGGCAGAACATACTAGCACGaatctggaaaagaaatgaaTTTTCACAACCATTCCTGCATCAGTTTTTGATTTGAGtacaaattatttcttcctaGCTCAATCAAATCACTGTCCTTCTGTTTGTGCCTAGTGGGAAGCACACTCGGCACATTCCCTACTCCTTTCATCTCTTAAAAGCCTCTCTAAACACACCCAAAGTAGCTAAGCAGAACGATGGAACTGTATGTCTCTTTCTTTATTACCTGGTGCTGCCACCTGGGGAAAATCATACCCACCTCTTAAATGAACACTATATTATTTTGGGAATTTAATagccagaaaaacaaagacatcCTGTGCTGAGTGTGCTCCATAAGCCTGTGCTTTTTGTTCCTGCATCCACAACACCCTCCCATGGGGCAGTTGGAGGGTGTCACACCTCTGCTGCACTGTGAGAATACTTAAGGACAGACTGTTTATGGCCTAAACCCATTGACAAGAAATATTAGTGAGAATTCTGTCTTGTTTAAGACTGTACCTGATGCCTGTTCTCTTGGTGACATAACCAAAACGCAGCATTTCTCTGAACTGAAAGCATTTCCTGAGCATTTTGTTTGCTACCACCCCACAGCAGACTGCTGGGAATACATGTTCCTCTCATCACTCTGTTATTGCACATTAATTATTATGGCTgaacccaaaaaaaaaacatgcacagaattatttttctgaaacttATCTGTTCCACTGAGCATGTGTTTGCAGTGATACAAATTATGTTGATATAAGGAGAAACGATGAATCTTAATCACATACCTAAAGGCTAAGATTTCTAGTTGGAGAAATTACTCAAATGTGATCACTTTGCCCATTGAGAAGATACTTGATGTTCCTTCATGTACAAATCTTGGAAGCATTGCAGCTATGCACTTATAATTCAGTAAATTATATAAGTGAATtacaattaaattaaaaaaaatcaagcattGTGTGGTAGAATTGTTCAgatggttttttcccccccaaattACAACATGTATTCCCAAAGTAAAAAAGTCATTAATCACTGCAGTTCTCCTGATTATTTTTATGTGCTAATATTTTGCAGCTAAGGCTTTTAAAACCACAATAACTCACTGAACCTTTTTTACTTGGTATGCAGTATGTGCAGCTTTATATAACCAGCAATTTAT is drawn from Pithys albifrons albifrons isolate INPA30051 chromosome 12, PitAlb_v1, whole genome shotgun sequence and contains these coding sequences:
- the LOC139677627 gene encoding arylamine N-acetyltransferase, pineal gland isozyme NAT-3-like encodes the protein MDIKEYFARISYRGSHNKPDLSTMSDIFQHHIQAVPFENLSIHCGEKIELDLEETYNKIVRKKRGGWCMENNYLLSWVLKTLGYDVTLLGARVYFPEFEAYAEEMDHLLLKVVLDGKSYIVDGGFGMSYQLWQPMELISGKDQPQTPGVFRFQEESGIWYLEKVKRKQLVPNQSASTSHNMEEEVCRRIYLFTLQPRDIEEFRGCNAHLQTAPDSLFVTKSICSLQTAHGIRALVGWKLTEMTYNYRDNMDLVEVRILADEEIEETLKEKFNITLDKKLVPVNSSRLSMF